Genomic segment of Oncorhynchus nerka isolate Pitt River linkage group LG10, Oner_Uvic_2.0, whole genome shotgun sequence:
AACCCGGAAGTTTATGACAAACCGGCTGCTTCAGAGGAAGCAAATGGTAAGCCCAAATGTTTCTCTCCTACCACTATGACACCAAAACATGACCCCAATTGCTGTATACTGAGTGTTCAGCACACATTATTTAGTGAAGCAATTGTCTGCAGTTTCCTTTCATTTTTATAAGTGCTGCGTGGTCTATAACTGTTTCTCTATTGTCACCTTTTCTAGGTTGTTGATGTCCTCCATCCAGGCAAAGCCACAGTCCCTAAGACTGAGATCAGGGAGAAGCTGGCCAAAATGTACAAGACCACCCCCGATGTGGTGTTCGTCTTCGGCTTCAGGACACAGTTTGGTGGTGGCAAGACGACAGGTTTCGCCATGGTCTACGACTCTCTCGACTACGCTAAGAAGAACGAGCCCAAGCACAGACTGGCCAGGGTGAGTGGATGCTGGAAAAATGGAAATAAGTGTTGAGGTTTTTTATTTTGGGGGGGCTTTATTATTTTAATTTGTATGACACCATGTCTGTATAGTTTGTCCCATCAGTATCATCTATTGTCTGCTAGTGATGCCCTTGATGCACATTGCAAGCAATGCTATTTTGGTAAATATGTTTTTGTTCTCACAGCACGGTCTCTATGAGAAGAAGAAGTCCTCCAGAAAACAGCGCAAGGAACGCAAGAACAGAATGAAGAAAGTACGAGGTACCAAGAAAGCCAGTGTGGGTGCTGCTGGCAAAAAGGTAACTTGGCTGTTCCTCCTATGGTGCATTCCTCAAGCTGCTTTTGTTGTCCTTCTTCTGCTTTGATTTGAAAACGCAGTGGGTGAATGTATAATGATGTATGTACAATATGGTGTATGTACAAGATTTGTTTTCACCCAAGAGAACTTCACATCTGTGCAGATGGAAGGGACAGCTTAAGACTATTGAAACACCCCACGTGTCACTTGATTCTTATTAGTTAATCATTCATTACATGCATATCTTTTCCACTTTCTAAGTCTtagttttgtctttatttatgtGTTCTTACTGTTTTAATGAGTCATCTTTTTCTCCCAAACTGTTCTTTGGGACTGTAGAAGGTAAATGTTTTCATCAGTAGACTAACTGCTGTGTGTAGATAATGCTACGGTGGTGTTCCTAGCTGACTTCATCCCAATCCTCCCTTTTATATAACCAAAAAAGCTACTGCCTTTTTACATGTGGATTTCTTTAATGTCCACATTGGGTTTCAGTTCAGTCCCCTACCAGTTAGAATGAGCAACTAAGTATTAACTCATGACCCTAATTTTGGTGAGTGTGAACTGAACACTAATAGTGGTTTACATCCCAAGGTAAACCATATTGTGTAATCTTAAGACTCAATAGTAGGTCGCCAAGTGGATCTCTGAAAGACTAGAAACTCGAGCCATTTCTCAATTCATTCCTGGATGACCCCAATGGAGAACATATGTTTGTTTTAGTCCAGCACTAACACATAATTCAACTAGTCAAGTCTTAGTGCTGGGTTAGAACACAAATATGCACCCCCAAGAATGGATTGATAGACTTTCTAGCTGCATTTGTGTGTATTTATTGAAATTCCCACATCTAGTGCTCAGCATTCAGTTTGGATTGTATTATTTTCCTGGGTGGAGTTGACTGAATTTTGTCATTCATCTTCGGTGCAAATCTTATGCCTTTCAGGGGTCTACTCTATGAGTAAAGTATTTTGAGTAAAGTATTTTGAGTAAAGTATTTTGAGTAAAGTATTTTGAGTAAAGTATTTTGAGTAAAGTATTTTGAGTAAAGTATTTTGAGTAAAGTATTTTGAGTAAAGTATTTTGAGTAAAGTATTTTAAGTAAACTATTTTAAGTAAAGTAGCTTAACATTATCTTCATCCTTTTACCTTTCTTTTGCCTCCTGTGGATTTCTTTTACAGAAATGAGGTCTGTTCCAGGTATTAAGCAAAGCGGGCATGGCGTGCTGTTATTCATGTGTTGAAATGAACATAGACTCTTATATCCTGGTAGTGCTAGTTGAGACCGGTCTCTGCATGTCTCACCTGTAGTCTTTCCACAACCTTTTATCTACCAATACCAACCTTCCCTCTTCAACCCACCCGATTTCCCTATACTCCTAAAGTTACCCTGGCTGTTGGTACTTATACCCTGACAAATAATCTTATATCCACTAACGTCATATCAACTTAAAGAAAGTCTAAATTAcactaaaggttactattcttaTTCTGCTGTTAAACTATTACATCTTTATATTTGCCAACTGCTGAGTACAGTTATGCTAACATTTAGTACAAGTGGTGGCCTCCGGTTGTCATGTAATAAAGCAAGTCTAGAGTGATGCATTGGATAACAAGTTATAACCAACTACTGTCTGTGAGACAACTGAACCACATGTCCACTTATACAACTTTTCTGAAACATTAAACCTCCATAATTTCATTTAGGCATGTATTTAATTTAATGTtcttttatatatacattttgaTGTTTTATTATACTAGACTGCCAAATAAATTGGTATCTTCACTGAGCTGAAAAATGTAGGattcactatgcagaaatcgctccgccatttcctggttgctaaaattcttacgtttgcctaatttcagtttgtgacaaaacaaggaaGTATTGtcgagaatcattgtaccatctaaaccgctgtgaaatatattttctataaccataaaatattgtattttcggcagtttgaagctggtgtacaaaaccaaaagtaagaCACAAACcgaacttaagaacgggaagcattaAAATaatgcacatagaacagatctactgcttcttagacttgctttcaatgagaatgacagatctataacacatttCTGTGAATTTGGTTGGTTGCCCAAAAAGTTTCATTGCAGCTTTATCTGTAATTTTGCAGGTGAAATTTTGGTGCATTTACTATAACCAATGTGTAGGTTGAGCCCACGTCCCTAGCAAATGAATCTGTTCCCACACCCAATTTCAATACTATTACCCTCCTTCAAACCCTCAGCCCAAAAATgagttgaccccccccccttgagTATAGTGGTGGATAGAAAGTGAACTTCTGTTTTGCAGATGAACTAACTTCCCTTCCTCTGTTTTCCTACAGTGAGCCCGGAGAATCAGGGATGGTCCTCGTGCTCAAGATGTTCTTGTATATtgtcatcaaataaaacatttggaAAAGTCACTCCTGTTTTCACAACTTATTTTTATATGCCCTGGACAAATTTGACATGTTTGTGTGTACTGTTACATTTGCAGTGTGcggtaaatatactgaacaaaaatatcaatgcaacatgtaaagtgtttcatgagtgaaatgaaagatcccacctttatttaaccaggcaagtcagttaggaacaaattcttattttcaatgacggcctaggaacagcgggttaactgcctgttcaggggcagaatgacagatttgtaccttgtcagctcgggggtttgaacttgcaaccttccggttactagtccaacgctctaaccactaggctaccctgccggtccatatgcacaaaaagcttatttctcatgTTGTGCAcaagtttacatccctgttagtgagaagtTCTCCTTTGCcacgataatccatccacctgacaggtgtggcatttcaataagataattaaacagcatgatcattaaacaggtgcatcttgtgctggggacaataaaaggccactaatgtgcagttttgtcacacaacacaatgactcggatgtctcaaattttgagggactgcaattggtatgctgattgcaggaatgtccaccagcgctgttgccaaataatattaatttctctaccataaactgcctctgttttacagtagtttaggggatagagggataatGAGGTAAATTGTTGTACTACTGCGTTGATCTTGCATAAGTAAGCTTGTGAGATGTGTGTGGTTGTACAAGCAGAGATGTAAGCGGAAGCGAGACATCCCACTCGCTCATTTTTTCCTGGTTACATTCTTGGATCATATAGCCAATGAACTaagcagaccagacccagctgatTTTGCATTGGTGTCTATGGGAGAGACGTTAAGCAGACCAGAACACACGTTTTTTCCATTTGTAAGCGGCCTGAGTTAGACCCATCATTTATCCACCATCTACGGTACAAAGCTAACAGTAGGAGGCCCTAACAATAGGTGGGAAGGCAAGCGGTCTACTTATTGCTTCAACCCCTCGTGAACAGATTGATGCGAGTCGACCCTGTCACTTTGTCTCTTATGCTGGTAAATGTAGTAATGGATCAGAAAATTAAGACTTCAGGGTCAAAGATTCAGAATTGTCTGGAGAGTGCCCCCTACTGGCCAACCAGCATTACAGACTCCTGCTACATTCTCTTTTTTAATACTGTTGAATGAGTCTGAAAATATCCAACATTACCAAATGCATTGAATGTTGAATTACTGAGGTGATTTGTGGATAAACTATTGTCCTATATAATGATCTCATACACTGGTCCAGTGTGTCCTTAATCTTTGTAGACATTTCGTTTTCTCTTATGACTGAAATATTTCCACCTTAATTTCTCACGATGAGAGAAGACATAAATGAAAGGCTTCATTCTAATCAAGTTGAAAATATTTAAAGTGTTTTGTAAAAATGGTTCCATTGTGTTCACCAAGACTGAAGACCCTTGGTGTGAGCACAGAGCTGAACCAATGGTGCTACGTTGCAGAGACTACTACTGCTGTAATTCATACTGATTTGTCTTGGGCTATGCACTTTGTTGACAACATACCtggctcctaccaggtgacatgGAAAGGTCAGTGTCTGCACCTCATTACTGCTGTCCCTGATGTCTCAACACTAGGTCCCCATGGGTTCTCTGTACACAAACTTGCTTCTGTCACATCCTTACATGGTCTCATCACTTATGCTGATGGCACTCAACTCTTTCTCACATTCCATACAAGTATGATTTCTGTGTGGCTGGCAGACATCTCTGCTTGGATGTTGGCCTGCCACGTCAAGCTCAAACTCTACAACACAGCACTGCTATTCCTTCCTGGGGAAGGTGTGCCAGatccaagacctctccatcacagtTGACATACTCCATTGTTGTGTCCACCTTCCAGACTAACTAATCTCTGTGGTTTTGGTCACGCTGAACTGATGGTGCTACAATGCAGACTTCTAATGCTGTAACCCATTGATTCACAGAATAGTTCAACCTGTACATGTTTATTAAATTGTATGTCTCAGGCTCTGCACTCTCTTTGTTGTCACCTTGGCATGACAGGTGAAGTGAAACAATGTGAGCGTGTGAGATCAGGCTAGTTTAACGAGGCAAGCTTTTGATACAACTGGGCAGTCATAAAAACATGCAGCCTGACCTTCACCTCAGTCTGGCGAACACAATACATCAGTAGCCTTGTGTGAGCCAGAACAGATCACAGGGTAGCAGCTTGATGTagaagtacaccccctggacaggacactagtctattgcGGATCTTTACCCCAAATCTAgcttaatgctgagtgccaagcagagacGCATCAGGTTTTGTTTTTGACAGCCAGCgattgaactcgcaaccttccaatctcagtgcggacactaaccacaaggccactgagttgttacattagctagttagttacagtgtgGCATCCCTGGGACTATCGCTGACGATCAGGGTACTTCACCAGGACATCATTTTGTTAGCTGGGTAACCGCACCCAACCACCTACAATCTCAAAATTTCAAAAAAGGACAAAGAGTATGATTTGTAGTTAAACATGAGAGAGCACCCCAGACTTCTTCTGGCACCACacacattcaaatcaaatgtatttataaagcccttcttacatcagctgatatctcaaagcgctgtacagtaacccagcctaaaaccccaaacaacaagcaaagcacagtggctaggaaaaactccctagaaaggccagaacctaggaagataACCTCGAGAggcaccaggctatgaggggtggccagttctcttctggctgtgcctagtggagattacaacagaacatggccaagatgttcaattgttcatagatgaccagcagggtcaaataataataatcacagtggttgtcgagggtgcaacaggtcagcacctcaggagtaaatgtcagttggcttttcatagctgatcattcagagtatctctaccactcctgctgtccctagatagttgaaaacagcaggtctgggacaggtagcacgtccggtgaacaggtcagggttccatagccgcaggcagaacagttgaaactggagcagcagcacggccaggtggactggggacagcaaggagtcacccactttgccaaagcacagcccccacaccactagagggatatcttcaaccccctgcttaccatcctgagacaaggctgagtatagcccacaaagatctccgccacggcacaacccaagggggggcaccaaccaagacaggaagatcatgtcagtgattcaacccactcaagtgacgcacccctcctagggatggcatgggagagcactagtaagctagtgactcagcccctgtaatagggttagaggcagagaatcccagtggagagaggggaaccggccaggcagagacggcaagggtggttcgttgctccactgcctttctgttcaccttcacactcctgggccagactacactcaatcttaggacctactgaagagatgagtcttcaataaagacttaaaggttgaaaccgagtctgcatctctcacatgggtaggcagaccattccataaaaatggagctctataggagaaagccctgcctccagctgtttgcttagaaattctagggacagttagtaggcctgcatcttgtgaccgtagtgtatgtacggcaggaccaaatcagaaagataggtaggagcaagcccatgtaatgctttgtaggttagcagtaaaaccttgaaatcagcccttggcTTAACAGGAAGACCGTGTAGAgatgctagcactggagtaatatgatcaaatattttggttctagaaaagattctagcagccgtgtttagcactaacggaagtttatttagtgctttatccaggtatccggaaaatagagcattgcagtggtctaacctagaagtgacaaaagcatggattaatttttctgcatcatttttggacatgctacgtagatggaaaaaagctgtccttgaaacagtcttgatatgttcgtcaaaagagagatcagggtccagagtaatgccgaggtccttcacagttttatttgagatgactgtacaaccatcaagattaattgtcagatccaacagaagatctctttgtttcttgggacctagaacaagcatctctgttttgtccgagtttaaaagtagaacatttgcagccatccacttccttatgtctgaaacacaggcttccagcgagggcaattttggggcttcaccatgtttcatctaaatgtacagctgtgtatcatCCGCATAGccgtgaaagttaacattatgtttccgaatgacatcaccaagaggtaaaatatatagtgaaaacaataggggtcctaaaacagaaccctgaggaacaccgaaaattacagttgatttgtcagaggacaaaccatccacagagacagtagaaagaggaggaagggaagtgcTACTAATGTACACAATACTACATTTTAGTAGataggtgctctttggtaaaaggggtaaattggtaataaaaaagaaaggaggaccaaggcactcttcatataataaattaaaatgcctttattagtatggcatgttcaatagaaacaacgTTTTTTTTAAACCGAcgcgtttcggctgcatggccttcatcaggaagtacaaaaaaaaaaatacaatgtcCTCTCTTGAACAGCTTTTCCAATTAGCCCTAATtggaagagggagtggttacaAAATTGATTAGACacacctagtaagcaatactatacacattaaaaggtgaaatactgtagctaggttatcaTAAAAATACAACTCCAAGCTAGAAGTATCAGAACACTTCGAAAGGTAGTTGTAACCTTAAATATGACTGGGAGAAGTGTCAAGAATAAGAAAGCAATATATCCCATAGTACACTAGAACACAGcaaaacatgaacaacaacaGTCTAAACATAGCTGAGGGCAATTGAACAAAATGTTCACGAGATGACAGCAAATGGACCTAATCACGACCCTACAGGAAGGGtgagaaatccatatcttcatttaaaccagggtatttggtgtcctgtagtttgtaaatccatatcttcatttaaaccagggtatttagtggcctgtagtttgtaaatccatatcttcatttaaaccagggtatttagtggcctgtagtttgtaaatccatatcttcatttaaaccagggtatttagtggcctgtagtttgtaaatccatatcttcatttaaaccagggtatttagtggcctgtagtttgtaaatccatatcttcatttaaaccagggtatttagtggcctgtagttgtaaatccatatcttcatttaaaccagggtatttagtggcctgtagtttgtaaatccatatcttcatttaaaccagggtatttagtggcctgtagtttgtaaatccatatcttcatttaaaccagggtatttagtggcctgtagtttgtaaatccatatcttcatttaaaccagggtatttagtggcctgtagtttgtaaatccatatattcatttaaaccagggtatttagtggcctgtagtttgtaaatccatatattcatttaaaccagggtatttagtgacctgtagtttgtaaatccatatcttcatttaaaccagggtatttagtggcctgtagtttgtaaatccatatcttcatttaaaccagggtatttagtggcctgtagtttgtaaatccatatcttcatttaaaccagggtacttagtggcctgtagtttgtatatccatatcttcatttaaaccagggtacttagtggcctgtagtttgtatatccatatcttcatttaaaccagggtatttagtggcctgtagtttgtaaatccatatcttcatttaaaccggggtatttagtggcctgtagtttgtaaatccatatcttcatttaaaccggGGTACTTGGtgtcctgtagtttgtaaatccatatcttcatttaaaccagggtatttggTGTCCTGTAGTtttaaatccatatcttcatttaaaccagggtacttagtggcctgtagtttgtaaatccatatcttcatttaaaccagggtacttagtggcctgtagtttgtaaatccatatcttcatttaaaccagggtacttagtggcctgtagtttgtaaatccatatcttcatttaaaccagggtatttagtgacctgtagtttgtaaatccatatcttcatttaaaccagggtacttagtggcctgtagtttgtaaatccatatcttcatttaaaccagggtacttagtggcctgtagtttgtaaatccatatcttcatttaaaccagggtacttagtggcctgtagtttgtaaatccatatcttcatttaaaccagggtacttagtggcctgtagtttgtaaatccatatcttcatttaaaccagggtacttagtggcctgtagtttgtaaatccatatcttcatttaagccagggtatttagtggcctgtagtttgtaaatccatatcttcatttaaaccagggtatttagtggcctgtagtttgtaaatccatatcttcatttaaaccagggtatttagtggcctgtagttgtaaatccatatattcatttaaaccagggtatttagtggcctgtagtttgtaaatccatatattcatttaaaccagggtatttagtgacctgtagtttgtaaatccatatcttcatttaaaccagggtatttagtggcctgtagtttgtaaatccatatcttcatttaaaccagggtatttagtggcctgtagtttgtaaatccatatcttcatttaaaccagggtatttagtggcctgtagtttgtaaatccatatcttcatttaaaccagggtatttagtggcctgtagtttgtaaatccatatcttcatttaaaccagggtatttagtggcctgtagtttgtaaatccatatcttcatttaaaccagggtatttagtggcctgtagttgtaaatccatatcttcatttaaaccagggtatttagtggcctgtagtttgtaaatccatatcttcatttaaaccagggtacttggtgtcctgtagtttgtaaatccaaaaACGTTCCCTGTGGTTTAACTGTTTAAGACAGTCCCCTTTTCTAATAGAGGCCGGAATATGATCAATACCCATAGCTTGTAGGGAGGCAGGGTTGCCATGGTGTAAGGACTTGTAGTGCCTTGCCATGGGGTAGTCCTCATTGCCTACCCGTATGGCGTACTTGTGTTCCCCTAAGCGGTCTTGAAGGCGTCTCTTTGTCCGTCCAATGTAGAACACCACTGTGGACATTCCAATCTATAGATGACATGAGTGGTTTTACAGTTAATGAAATGCTTGACGTAATACTCCATTTAGGAAGATGTGTCAACAAACTAATTCTTCTGTGCAACATTACTGCAATGGTTGCAATGGTTACATTTAAAAGAGCCCTTGGGTTTGTGGTCAAGCCAAGTTTTTGAGAGTCACCAGGAAGATAGCTGTGGACTAATTTGTCATTTAGGGTAGGACATCTCTTAAAGCTTATGACTGGTGGCGAGGGGAACACTTGGCGTAGTAGCGTATCACTTTGGATGATTCCCCAATTATTTTTAATGATTCTtttaatgttctctgcttcagtgCTGTATTTTGTTATAAAATACACTCTCTCCGATGTATCACGAGGCACTACCCATCGCAAAACGTTTTCTCTGTCAAGTAAtccagcccaggctctgtcgtagccggtcgcgaccgggaggtccgtggggcgacacacaattggcctagcgtcgtccgggttagggagggccttgccggtccttgtctcatcacgcaccagcgactcctgtggcgggccggttgcacggtgtttcctccaacacattggtgcggctggcttccgggttggatgcgcgctgtgttaagaagcagtgcggcttggttgggttgtgtatcggaggacgcatgactttcaaccttcgtctcacccgagcccgtatgggagttgtagtgatgagacaagatagtagctactaccacgaaaaaggggtcaaattcaataaaaaaaataagtGATTCTCCAATTCAGCAGATTTGACACTGTAGTCTGTTTCCTGATCGCAAATTCTGCGGACTCTTTGAAATTGGCCATATGGAATATTCTCTTTTAGCCTTTTTTTAGCTCTCAATGTAGTGACAGCtttcaccccccaaaaaaacaaccTTTGTCATTTTTACTAATGTCGAGGTCCAAAAA
This window contains:
- the LOC115134984 gene encoding small ribosomal subunit protein eS24 — translated: MNDTVTVRTRKFMTNRLLQRKQMVVDVLHPGKATVPKTEIREKLAKMYKTTPDVVFVFGFRTQFGGGKTTGFAMVYDSLDYAKKNEPKHRLARHGLYEKKKSSRKQRKERKNRMKKVRGTKKASVGAAGKK